A window of the Equus asinus isolate D_3611 breed Donkey chromosome 20, EquAss-T2T_v2, whole genome shotgun sequence genome harbors these coding sequences:
- the LOC106830133 gene encoding olfactory receptor 51G2-like, with protein MATLNSSNSLSSTFYLTGIPGYEEFHHWISIPFCLLYLGGIMGNCTILHIVRTDPRLHEPMYYFLAMLSLTDMGMSMPTMISLFRVLWSISREIQFNICVVQMFFIHTFSFTESSVLLAMALDRYVAICHPLQYVTILTPRLITKIGIAALLRNAFAVIPLLARLPFFPFCHSHILSHSYCLHQDIIRLACADTKFNIIYGMIVITMLWGMDSLGIFVSYVFILHSVLKISSREGRFKALNTCVSHICAVLILYVPMIGLSIIHRFGKHSSPLSLILMGHIYLLVPPVLNPIIYSVKTKQIRQGILHLLLPQKITLAVM; from the coding sequence ATGGCAACGTTAAACTCCAGCAATTCCCTGTCCTCCACATTCTATCTCACAGGTATCCCTGGATATGAGGAATTTCACCACTGGATTTCCATCCCATTCTGTCTCCTCTACCTGGGTGGAATAATGGGTAACTGCACCATCCTGCATATCGTGCGGACAGACCCCAGGCTCCATGAGCCCATGTACTACTTCCTGGCCATGCTTTCTCTCACTGACATGGGCATGTCTATGCCCACAATGATATCACTCTTCAGGGTGTTGTGGTCCATTTCCAGGGAGATCCAGTTCAACATCTGTGTGGTCCAAATGTTTTTCATTCACACTTTCTCCTTCACTGAATCATCTGTTCTGTTGGCCATGGCCcttgaccgctatgtggccatctgccaccCTCTGCAATATGTGACCATTCTCACCCCAAGACTTATCACTAAAATTGGAATTGCAGCTCTTCTTAGGAATGCCTTTGCAGTGATTCCACTTCTGGCCCGGCTgcccttctttcccttctgccaCTCCCACATCCTTTCTCATTCCTATTGTCTGCATCAAGACATTATTCGCCTTGCCTGTGCTGATACcaaatttaatattatatatggGATGATTGTGATCACTATGCTGTGGGGCATGGACTCTCTgggtatttttgtttcttatgtgTTCATCCTTCACTCAGTATTAAAGATTTCATCTCGTGAGGGGAGATTTAAGGCCCTCAACACATGTGTATCCCATATCTGTGCTGTCCTCATTCTATATGTGCCTATGATTGGGCTATCTATCATCCATCGTTTTGGCAAACACTCTTCCCCACTCAGTCTCATCCTCATGGGTCATATCTACTTATTAGTTCCACCTGTGCTCAACCCAATCATCTATAGTGTGAAGACTAAGCAGATACGCCAAGGAATTCTCCACCTGCTTCTCCCCCAAAAAATCACTCTTGCTGTGATGTAA
- the LOC106830134 gene encoding olfactory receptor 52B2-like has product MYLLAVIGNGLVVAVVAWDRSLHEPMYVFLGMLAFNDVLLCTVTVPKMLLIFWQGSSLSTFPACLTQMFFVHALFLSESAVLLAMAFDRYVAICSPLHYATLLTGSLISKVGLALVARSVAVVTPGVLLILRLHFCQSNIIHHTYCENMGIAKLACNSIALNSIYGLTAALLTTGLDFVLISLSYWLILRTVFRLPSREARTKAFGTCGAHICVILIFYTLAFFSFFTHRFGKHVPRHALILLANLYLLVPPTMNPIV; this is encoded by the coding sequence ATGTACCTTTTGGCTGTGATAGGCAATGGCCTGGTTGTGGCGGTGGTAGCCTGGGACAGAAGCCTCCATGAACCCATGTATGTCTTCCTGGGGATGCTGGCATTCAACGACGTCCTCCTTTGTACTGTCACAGTACCCAAAATGCTTCTCATCTTCTGGCAGGGCTCTTCCCTGTCCACCTTTCCTGCCTGCCTCACACAGATGTTTTTTGTTCACgctctcttcctctctgaatCTGCTGTTCTACTGGCCATGGCTTTTGATCGCTATGTGGCTATCTGTTCACCTCTCCATTATGCAACCCTACTTACAGGCTCTCTCATTAGCAAGGTGGGCCTGGCTCTGGTGGCTCGAAGTGTGGCTGTGGTCACCCCAGGTGTCCTCCTCATTCTCCGGCtacacttctgccagagcaataTCATCCACCATACCTACTGTGAGAACATGGGCATCGCCAAGTTGGCCTGCAATAGCATTGCCCTTAATAGCATTTATGGGCTCACTGCTGCTCTCCTCACCACAGGGCTGGACTTTGTCCTCATCTCCCTGTCCTACTGGCTAATTCTGAGAACAGTCTTCCGACTACCTTCTAGGGAAGCCCGGACAAAGGCCTTTGGAACCTGTGGAGCTCATATATGTGTCATCTTAATATTCTATACTCtggccttcttttctttctttacccaTCGCTTTGGAAAGCATGTGCCCAGGCATGCCCTTATCCTCCTGGCAAACCTCTACTTACTGGTGCCACCTACCATGAATCCCATTGTTTAG